From the Chthoniobacterales bacterium genome, one window contains:
- the nrfD gene encoding NrfD/PsrC family molybdoenzyme membrane anchor subunit, whose amino-acid sequence MDGAITAPDVIEGEASASVEKPLQRVPLVLHKRNFSWITERIAGAVEGPAPRWWWVSFAITSMVAMFGLFCLGYQISTGVGTWGLNHPVGWAWDITNFVFWIGIGHAGTLISAILFLLRQKWRTSINRSAEAMTLFAVICAAIFPGVHVGRVWMAWFLAPLPNNYGIWPNFRSPLLWDVFAVSTYFSVSVLFWYTGLIPDLATLRDRATTKIKKLLYGIFAFGWRGSNRNWRHYEMAYLLLAGLSTPLVLSVHSVVSFDFATSIIPTWHTTIFPPYFVAGAIFGGFAMVLTLMIPARAIYKLHDIITPQHVDKMAKIILLTGSIVTYAYGMEFFVAWYSGNQYEKFAFYNRIFGPYWWYWWTGMLFCNALSPQLFWFKKFRANIYVVYFVCMCVNAGMWFERFIIIVGGLHRDFLPSSWGMFYPTWVDIWTFVGTFGIFLSLFLIFIRYLPMIAMSEVKIVLPEADPHHATAAGHHPVAAGGKERN is encoded by the coding sequence ATGGACGGCGCAATCACAGCTCCAGATGTAATTGAAGGCGAAGCGTCGGCTTCGGTGGAGAAGCCGTTGCAGCGCGTCCCGCTTGTCTTGCACAAGCGGAACTTCAGCTGGATCACGGAGCGCATTGCCGGTGCGGTCGAAGGCCCGGCGCCCCGCTGGTGGTGGGTTTCTTTCGCGATCACTTCCATGGTCGCAATGTTTGGGTTGTTCTGCCTCGGCTACCAGATTTCGACCGGCGTCGGGACCTGGGGACTGAATCATCCGGTCGGTTGGGCCTGGGACATCACCAACTTCGTTTTCTGGATCGGTATCGGACACGCCGGCACTCTTATTTCAGCCATTCTGTTTTTGCTCCGGCAAAAATGGCGGACCTCCATCAACCGCTCCGCGGAGGCGATGACGCTCTTCGCCGTTATTTGCGCCGCGATTTTCCCCGGCGTCCACGTTGGCCGTGTCTGGATGGCGTGGTTCCTTGCCCCGCTGCCGAACAACTACGGGATCTGGCCGAACTTCCGGAGCCCGCTGCTCTGGGACGTTTTTGCGGTATCGACCTACTTCTCGGTCTCGGTCCTCTTTTGGTACACCGGACTGATTCCTGATCTGGCGACCCTGCGCGATCGCGCGACGACGAAGATCAAGAAGTTGCTTTACGGAATTTTCGCCTTCGGCTGGCGGGGATCGAACCGGAACTGGCGTCATTACGAAATGGCGTACCTGCTTCTGGCCGGCCTTTCCACCCCACTCGTGCTTTCGGTGCACAGCGTCGTTTCCTTCGACTTCGCCACCTCAATTATCCCGACCTGGCATACGACGATTTTCCCGCCCTACTTCGTGGCCGGCGCGATTTTCGGCGGGTTCGCCATGGTGCTGACGCTGATGATTCCGGCCCGCGCGATCTACAAGCTGCACGACATCATCACGCCGCAACACGTCGACAAGATGGCGAAGATCATTTTGCTGACCGGCTCGATCGTGACCTACGCCTACGGCATGGAATTTTTCGTGGCCTGGTACAGCGGCAATCAATACGAAAAGTTCGCGTTCTATAACCGCATCTTCGGCCCTTACTGGTGGTACTGGTGGACCGGCATGCTCTTTTGTAACGCCCTTTCCCCGCAACTCTTTTGGTTCAAAAAATTCCGGGCCAACATCTACGTCGTTTACTTCGTCTGCATGTGCGTGAACGCCGGCATGTGGTTCGAGCGTTTCATCATCATCGTGGGCGGATTACATCGCGACTTCCTTCCCTCGTCCTGGGGAATGTTTTACCCGACCTGGGTCGATATTTGGACGTTCGTCGGGACGTTCGGAATCTTCCTCTCGCTCTTCCTCATTTTCATTCGCTACCTGCCGATGATCGCGATGTCGGAGGTAAAGATCGTCCTGCCTGAGGCCGACCCGCACCATGCGACGGCGGCTGGGCATCATCCCGTCGCAGCCGGCGGAAAGGAGCGCAATTGA
- a CDS encoding DUF3341 domain-containing protein — protein MRTPSGNKVYGMGAEYPSASALYEAAKRVRDAGFKRWDVHSPFPIHGMDDAMGLGKSWLSAVVLAGGITGLLTAVILEFGPSSIIYPLVVHGKPVDWRTVPAFFPIMFELTVLFSAFTAFFAMLIMNGLPRWYHPVFNWQRFSRATNDGFFLIIEARDPRFTELEARELLEQSGGQHVTIIHEE, from the coding sequence ATGAGGACGCCGTCCGGAAATAAAGTCTACGGGATGGGCGCGGAATATCCGAGCGCCTCCGCCCTGTATGAGGCGGCGAAACGAGTGCGCGATGCCGGGTTCAAACGCTGGGATGTGCATTCGCCTTTCCCGATTCACGGCATGGACGACGCGATGGGCCTGGGCAAATCATGGCTGAGCGCCGTCGTCCTGGCGGGCGGCATTACCGGATTGCTCACGGCCGTGATCCTGGAGTTTGGGCCTTCCTCGATCATTTATCCGCTGGTGGTTCATGGAAAGCCGGTCGACTGGCGGACCGTTCCCGCGTTTTTCCCAATCATGTTCGAGCTCACCGTTCTCTTCTCAGCGTTCACCGCGTTTTTCGCGATGCTGATCATGAACGGTCTCCCGCGCTGGTACCATCCGGTTTTTAACTGGCAACGATTTTCCCGTGCGACGAACGACGGATTTTTCCTGATCATTGAAGCGCGTGATCCGCGTTTCACCGAGCTCGAGGCGCGCGAACTTTTGGAACAAAGCGGCGGCCAGCACGTCACGATTATCCACGAAGAGTAA